DNA from Desulfovibrio sp. X2:
TCCGACATCGTGACGATCCTTACTGCCTCGGGGCTCTGTGTGGCCTACAGGCCGGAGCTCGACGACTACTCGGGCATCCTGCTCTACGACCTGGGCAGCGAAAAGGAGTTCGCGCGCCACGCCCGCGCCGTGACCGCCAAGCTGCGCCGGGCCGGGATCGGGCGCATCGTGTGCGTGGACCCGCACACCGCCTACGCCCTGAAGGTGCTCTATCCGAAGCATGCGGACGCGGACTTCGAGGTCACGGCCTACTTCGAGCACATCCGGCCCGAGCTGTTCCCGGCCGCGCAGGAGGGGACGGGACCGGAGCGCGTCACCCTGCACGACCCCTGCTTCTACGGCCGCTACCTCGAGCTCTCCGACGCCCCGCGCCGCGTGCTCGCGGGGCTCGGCGTCGCCTGCTCGAGCATCCGCAACGAGGGCACCTACACCGACTGCTGCGGCGGCCCGGCGGAATCCCTCTCGCCCAGGCTCTCGGGCGAGGTCGGGGGCCGCAGGCTCGCCGAGCTCACGGCCCCGGGCGCGCCCGTCGTGGCCATGTGCCCCATCTGCCTTGGCAACCTGAGACGCCTCGGCGCCGAGGTCACGGACTTCGCGAGCCTCGTCGCCGACCGCCTCCATCGCCGGAACACCACCAACCCCTAAGCCACCCGAGCATCACCAGAAGGAGACGACCATGGCCGAGACCCCCGAAACCATCCTCTACATCGGCACCCACGCCAGCGACGACCCGGAAAAGGCCTGCCTGCCGTTCGTGCTGGGCAACGCCGCCCTGGCCATGGACGTGAAGGCCGTCGTGGTCCTGCAGACCAACGGCGTCTACCTGGCCCAGAAGGGCTTCGCCGCGCACATGCCTCCGGGCGGCGGCTTCCCGCCCGTGGCCAAGCTCATCGCGGATTTCCAGGAGCTGGGCGGCGAGATCAGGGTCTGCATGCCCTGCATCAAGGACCGCAACATCGCGGAGGCCGACCTCCTGGACGGCGTGACCACCACGGCCGCGGCCGCGCTCAACGTGGCGGCCATGGAGGCCAAGGCGGTCTTCGTCTTCTAGGAATTGAAGCCTGTTCCATCCGATACCCCGTCGGCGGCAGGCAGGGGGCGCGCTCCACCCCGCGCCCCCTGCCTGCCTGCGCGCGGCTGTGCCCGTTCCTGCGACGGACGGCCGGGCGCGGCCCGGCGTCAGCAGCACACCAACGAAACCCCAAGCACACGGACCAGACAAGGAAGACGCATGGAAACCACTGCCGAAAGCACCGTTCCCGAAACCCTCGAACAGCGCGTGGCCAGGCTCGAGCAGCAGCTCGGGCAGATGGAGGACCGGCTCGGTTCCGCCGAGGCGCGCCTGCCGGACGACCAGCTCTCCATGGTCGTCTTCAGCGGCGACCTCGACCGCCTGCTCGCGGCCTTCATCATCGCCGTGGGCGCCGCGGCCATGTACGACCGCGTGGTCATGTTCCTGACGTTCTGGGGCACCACGGTCATGCGCGACCCGGACAAGCACGTGGCCAAGGCCGAGGTGACGGCCAAGATGTTCGACCGCATGCTGCCCAAGGGGCCGGACCAGCTGCACCTCTCGCGCATGCACATGGCGGGCGTGGGCACGGCCATGATCAAGTCGGTCATGAAGAAGAAGGGCGCCCTCCCGCTGCCCGAGCTCATCAAACAGGCCGCGGACTTCGGCGTGGAGATCGTCGTCTGCGAGATGTCCATGGACCTCATGGGCCTCTCCCCGGACGAGATGCGCGACTACCCGAACGTGACCCTGGCCGGGGTGGCCAAGTTCCTCCAGGAGGCGGGCAAGAGCTCGGTGACCCTGTTCATCTGACGATGCCGGGGGGAGAGGCCAAGGGCGAAGAAGGAGTCCGCCGCAGGGCGAAAAATTCGCCCGTCCGCCTCCTCGTGTTGACCGCGCGGCCGGGGCAGGGCACCAGAGGAAAAACGGGACAGCCATGTCACAGTGCCCCTCCTTCCCCGCAGGCATCCCCTGCCAGAGCATTCTCGACAGCGTCGCGGACGGCGTCTTCACGGTCGACCTCGCCTGGCGCATCACCTCGTTCAACCGCGCGGCCGAGGCCATCACCGGCGTCTCGCGGGACGAGGCCGTGGGCCGCACCTGCCGCGAGGTCTTCCACTCGAGCATCTGCGACGGCGCCTGCGCCATGCGCGCCTGCCTGCAGAGCGGCGAGCCCGTGGTCAACAAGTCCATCTTCATCGTGCGGCCGGACGGCCGCCGCGTGCCCATCAGCGTCAGCGCCGCGCCCCTGCGCGGGGAGGACGGCAGGCCCGTGGGCGGGGTGGAGACGTTCCGCGACCTCACGGCGCTGCACCTGATGCGCAAGGAGCTCGAGGAGTTCCGCTCGCTCGAGGACATCCACACGCGCAGCAAGCCGCTCCTGGCGATGCTCGACATC
Protein-coding regions in this window:
- a CDS encoding DsrE family protein produces the protein MAETPETILYIGTHASDDPEKACLPFVLGNAALAMDVKAVVVLQTNGVYLAQKGFAAHMPPGGGFPPVAKLIADFQELGGEIRVCMPCIKDRNIAEADLLDGVTTTAAAALNVAAMEAKAVFVF
- a CDS encoding (Fe-S)-binding protein, translated to MYDPSAIVDVLAHNVRATMSPFGVPGSLANTWWKRESLPREGEALLFTGLMYQYAPYIATATRLLERFEGTAKEGMVRFGRFVPPVLSGLGLHLLTPQAERERAGRTLSDIVTILTASGLCVAYRPELDDYSGILLYDLGSEKEFARHARAVTAKLRRAGIGRIVCVDPHTAYALKVLYPKHADADFEVTAYFEHIRPELFPAAQEGTGPERVTLHDPCFYGRYLELSDAPRRVLAGLGVACSSIRNEGTYTDCCGGPAESLSPRLSGEVGGRRLAELTAPGAPVVAMCPICLGNLRRLGAEVTDFASLVADRLHRRNTTNP
- a CDS encoding DsrE/DsrF/DrsH-like family protein, giving the protein METTAESTVPETLEQRVARLEQQLGQMEDRLGSAEARLPDDQLSMVVFSGDLDRLLAAFIIAVGAAAMYDRVVMFLTFWGTTVMRDPDKHVAKAEVTAKMFDRMLPKGPDQLHLSRMHMAGVGTAMIKSVMKKKGALPLPELIKQAADFGVEIVVCEMSMDLMGLSPDEMRDYPNVTLAGVAKFLQEAGKSSVTLFI